Proteins from a genomic interval of Oryctolagus cuniculus chromosome 8, mOryCun1.1, whole genome shotgun sequence:
- the LOC103345692 gene encoding NAD kinase isoform X2: protein MEQENINGNKELSPDSTTYHCSVCHGDETWGHGLPIRGRTKSCSLSASPALGSTKEFRHIQDPASQQLTWNKPPKNVLVIKKIRYTRLLQLFKEFCVYLVQLLVRSGKAVEYGPHSWAPAPMWETWKNTLTPGSWLWIGPAPAIVAIYGVNQRMDDPCLFLCLTTSCSKP, encoded by the exons ATGGAACAAGAAAACATAAATGGAAACAAGGAGCTAAGTCCAGACTCCACCACCTACCATTGCTCAGTGTGCCATGGGGATGAGACCTGGGGCCATGGTCTCCCCATCCGGGGCCGGACCAAGTCATGTAGCCTATCGGCCTCACCTGCCTTGGGCAGCACCAAGGAGTTCAG GCATATTCAGGACCCTGCAAGCCAGCAGTTGACGTGGAACAAGCCCCCAAAGAACGTCCTTGTCATCAAGAAGATACGCTACACCCGCCTGCTGCAGCTCTTCAAGGAGTTCTGCGTGTACCTGGTGCAG ctcttagtaaggtctgggaaagctgtagaatatggcccacattcttgggcccctgcacccatgtgggagacctggaagaacaccctgactcctggttcctggctttggattggcccagctccagccattgtggccatttatggagtgaaccagaggatggatgacccctgcctcttcctctgcctcact aCCTCCTGCTCAAAACCATGA